One Pyrus communis chromosome 13, drPyrComm1.1, whole genome shotgun sequence genomic window carries:
- the LOC137711879 gene encoding kinetochore protein SPC25 homolog, protein MDGKPEESVRTKMESLRMACESEIPIHQQDLDAFAASFRDSLASARATAQETLRSQGKLGEAKAKLREAEDDLFKALAVKTRKEAKRMALMEAIEARKARIEVLKRTVQDQRAKRDEYAAILSQQSFESEENCIGDGKDEIKEAISWYNRVLGFYIEGGHGVKFTFKNISLKNPDQEFCFTVRHANDTYTLVDCDPYLNETKEMIHELNRTNELFKFVRDIRVKFQEAAAQGLPTVLPQDSSTISGSAPVLSVSTGRSESLAEIYDHQVQYGEENRHFKKPNHGKGSKAVIQSPASALSMRRSPRLRVKK, encoded by the exons ATGGACGGCAAACCAGAGGAGTCCGTACGGACGAAGATGGAGTCGCTACGGATGGCCTGCGAGAGTGAGATTCCGATCCACCAGCAGGATTTGGATGCCTTCGCGGCGTCGTTTCGGGACTCCCTGGCTTCCGCCCGCGCCACCGCACAAGAAACCCTCCGGTCCCAAG GTAAGTTAGGAGAGGCTAAAGCTAAATTGAGGGAAGCTGAGGATGATTTGTTTAAAGCCCTAGCAG TGAAGACCCGTAAAGAGGCCAAGCGAATGGCATTGATGGAGGCCATTGAAGCTAGGAAAGCTAGGATTGAAGTACTTAAGAGAACAGTGCAAGATCAAAGGGCTAAGAGGGATGAATATGCTGCAATCCTTTCTCAGCAATCTTTTG AGTCTGAAGAAAATTGTATCGGAGACGGAAAGGATGAAATAAAAGAGGCCATCTCGTGGTATAATAGGGTTCTTGGTTTCTACATTGAAGGCGGACATG GTGTAAAATTCACATTCAAGAACATTAGTTTGAAGAATCCAGATCAGGAATTCTGTTTCACCGTTCGCCATGCAAATGATACTTACACCT TGGTAGATTGTGATCCGTACTTGAACGAGACCAAAGAGATGATTCATGAATTGAACAGAACCAATGAGTTATTTAAATTTGTCAGAGATATCAGAGTGAAGTTTCAAGAAGCCGCGGCTCAAG GATTACCAACTGTTCTTCCTCAAGATTCTTCCACAATTTCTGGGTCTGCTCCAGTTTTGTCTGTCTCAACTGGGAGAAGTGAATCTCTGGCCGAGATCTATGACCACCAAGTTCAATATGGAGAAGAAAATAGACATTTCAAGAAACCCAACCATGGGAAGGGGAGTAAAGCAGTAATTCAATCTCCTGCCTCTGCATTATCTATGCGTCGGTCTCCTCGTTTAAGG gttaagaaatga
- the LOC137713895 gene encoding cell division cycle protein 48 homolog: MAPPSPSAPDRSQPSSSSDPKSNKKDFSTAILERKKSPNRLVVDEAVNDDNSVISLHPAALEKLQFFRGDTVLIKGKKRRDTICIIIADDECEESKIRMNKVVRANLRVRLGDVVSVHPCPDVKYGKKVHILPIDDTIEGVTGSLFDAYLKPYFVESYRPMRKGDLFLVRGMMRSVEFKVMETDPAEYCIVAPDTEIFCEGEPVKREDEERLEDVGYDDVGGVRKQMAQIRELVELPLRHPQLFKSIGVKPPKGILLYGPPGTGKTLIARAVANETGAFFLLINGPEIMSKMAGESESNLRKAFEEAEKNAPSIIFIDEIDSIAPKREKTHGEVERRIVSQLLTLMDGLKSRAHVIVMGATNRPNSIDPALRRFGRFDREIDIGVPDEVGRLEVLRIHTKRMKLADDVDLERVAKDTHGFVGADLAALCTEAALQCIREKMDVIDLEDETIDAEVLNSMAVTNEHFQTSLSSTNPSALRETVVEVPNVSWDAIGGLNNVKRELQETVSMPVEHPEMFEKFGMSPSKGVLFYGPPGCGKTLLAKAIASECQANFISIKGPELLTMWFGESEANVREIFDKARQSAPCVLFFDELDSIATQRGNSVGDAGGAGDRVLNQLLTEMDGMNAKKTVFIIGATNRPDILDPALLRPGRLDQLIYIPLPDEASRLQIFKACLRKSPISKDIDLAALARYTHGFSGADITEICQRACKYAIREDIEKDIERERRKNANPEAMEEDEIDEVAEIKPAHFEESMKYARRSVSDADIKKYQLFAQTLQQSRGFGSEFRFPAQQTENNAGEAALSPFSSAAVAGEEADLYD, from the exons ATGGCGCCTCCGAGTCCATCTGCTCCTGATCGTTCTCAGCCCTCTTCGTCTTCGGACCC GAAGAGCAACAAGAAAGATTTTTCGACTGCTATCTTGGAACGAAAGAAGTCTCCTAATCGACTTGTTGTCGATGAAGCTGTCAATGATGATAATTCTGTGATTTCCTTGCACCCTGCTGCACTGGAGAAGCTTCAGTTTTTCCGCGGAGACACTGTTTTAATTAAG GGCAAGAAAAGGAGAGACACAATTTGCATCATTATTGCCGATGATGAATGCGAGGAATCGAAAATCAGAATGAACAAAGTTGTGAGAGCTAATCTTAGGGTTCGCCTTGGAGATGTTGTGTCTGTTCATCCCTGCCCTGATGTCAAGTATGGAAAGAAGGTTCACATCCTTCCAATCGATGATACAATTGAAGGAGTGACAGGAAGCTTATTCGATGCATATTTGAAGC CATACTTCGTTGAATCTTACCGGCCTATGAGGAAGGGTGATCTTTTCCTGGTTCGGGGCATGATGCGAAGCGTTGAGTTCAAGGTCATGGAGACAGACCCTGCTGAGTACTGCATTGTTGCGCCAGATACTGAGATTTTCTGTGAGGGAGAGCCTGTCAAACGTGAAGACGAGGAAAGACTAGAGGATGTGGGATATGATGATGTTGGAGGTGTTAGAAAGCAAATGGCCCAGATACGCGAGTTAGTAGAACTGCCTCTTAGACATCCGCagctcttcaaatcgattggaGTAAAACCCCCTAAAGGCATTTTACTCTATGGCCCACCGGGGACTGGAAAAACTTTGATTGCAAGGGCTGTAGCGAATGAGACTGGAGCGttcttccttttgattaatggaCCTGAAATAATGTCCAAGATGGCAGGTGAAAGTGAAAGTAACTTGAGGAAGGCGTTTGAGGAAGCCGAAAAGAATGCACCCTCAATCATTTTTATTGATGAGATAGATTCTATTGCTCCAAAGAGAGAAAAGACCCACGGTGAAGTGGAAAGGCGTATAGTTTCCCAGCTTCTGACTTTAATGGATGGCCTTAAGTCCCGTGCGCATGTCATTGTCATGGGAGCAACGAATAGGCCAAACAGCATCGACCCTGCTCTGAGGAGATTTGGAAGATTCGATAGAGAGATTGACATTGGTGTGCCGGATGAAGTTGGAAGATTGGAAGTTTTACGAATCCATACAAAGAGGATGAAACTTGCAGACGAT GTTGATCTCGAAAGAGTTGCAAAAGATACCCATGGTTTTGTTGGTGCAGATCTTGCTGCTCTCTGCACAGAGGCCGCACTCCAGTGCATCCGCGAAAAAATGGATGTTATTGATTTGGAAGACGAAACGATTGATGCTGAGGTGTTGAATTCGATGGCTGTGACAAATGAACACTTCCAGACCTCGTTGTCCTCTACAAATCCCTCTGCCTTGCGCGAAACT GTTGTGGAGGTACCAAATGTCTCATGGGATGCCATTGGTGGGTTGAACAACGTCAAAAGAGAACTTCAAGAG ACTGTTTCAATGCCCGTGGAGCATCCAGAAATGTTTGAGAAATTTGGCATGTCGCCTTCCAAAGGCGTTCTCTTTTATGGACCGCCTGGCTGTGGGAAAACTCTTCTCGCCAAGGCAATTGCCAGCGAATGTCAGGCCAACTTCATCAGTATCAAAGGGCCCGAGTTGCTAACAATGTGGTTCGGAGAAAGTGAGGCAAATGTGCGCGAGATATTTGACAAGGCTCGCCAATCTGCTCCTTGTGTTCTCTTCTTTGATGAGCTAGACTCAATTGCAACTCAG CGTGGAAATTCTGTGGGAGATGCCGGTGGTGCTGGAGACAGAGTCTTGAACCAACTTCTAACTGAAATGGATGGAATGAACGCAAAGAAAACCGTCTTTATCATTGGGGCAACAAACAGGCCAGATATTCTTGACCCGGCATTGCTCAGGCCTGGACGTCTTGACCAACTTATCTACATCCCACTCCCAGATGAGGCTTCGCGCCTTCAGATTTTTAAAGCATGTTTGCGCAAGTCCCCCATCTCTAAGGATATTGACCTAGCAGCTCTTGCCCGTTATACGCACGGTTTTAGTGGTGCAGATATCACTGAGATATGTCAACGTGCCTGCAAATATGCCATCAGAGAAGACATTGAGAAG GATATTGAgagggaaagaagaaagaatgctaACCCcgaagccatggaagaagatgaAATTGATGAGGTAGCCGAGATCAAGCCAGCACACTTTGAGGAATCGATGAAATATGCCCGAAGAAGTGTGAGTGATGCAGACATCAAGAAGTACCAGCTATTTGCTCAGACTTTGCAGCAATCTCGTGGGTTTGGATCCGAATTTCGATTTCCTGCTCAACAGACAGAGAACAATGCAGGAGAAGCTGCTCTATCCCCATTTTCTTCGGCCGCAGTTGCTGGAGAGGAAGCTGATCTCTATGATTGA
- the LOC137713667 gene encoding arginine-specific demethylase JMJ20 isoform X2, whose product MGIQIGGQIEKVSGKKLGYYEFVERYMEKNQPVVLTGLMEDWRACRDWVTDNGQPNLQFFATHFGKSKVQVADCGTREFTDQKRMEMTVADFVEQWDPVQEHSNASSHEATSKALLYLKDWHFVKEYPEYEAYTTPVLFCDDWLNMYLDNYHMHNDPNIYSENNEISCSDYRFVYMGAKGTWTPLHADVFRSYSWSANVCGKKRNMKSCVYNIFDDVSETNVPGFAKAIWLECIQEPNEIIFVPSGWYHQVHNLEDTISINHNWFNAYNIRWVWDLLLRDYYEAKEYIEDIKDICDDFEGLCQRNLAANTGMNFSDFLIFLARFSLANLIQLCYLARKNGNHTRNSSPIAQNFTFNLASIQKIASNIKSMEDQTGSHGFHLDFREALNDPEFFKLCTVLGRQYGMVHMEPDWNCNTKKAWLDDMRYMEILGTCSSEVSTTSDLVKFVKHAVAEFMGV is encoded by the exons ATGGGTATTCAAATTGGGGGGCAAATAGAGAAGGTGAGCGGGAAAAAACTGGGGTACTATGAGTTCGTGGAGAGGTATATGGAGAAAAACCAGCCTGTGGTGCTCACAGGTCTCATGGAAGATTGGAGGGCTTGCAGAGATTGGGTCACCGACAATGGCCAGCCAAATCTTCAATTTTTCGCTACCCATTTCGGAAAATCCAAAGTTCAG GTTGCAGATTGTGGTACTAGAGAATTCACAGATCAGAAGAGAATGGAAATGACCGTTGCGGACTTTGTTGAGCAATGGGACCCCGTTCAGGAGCATAGTAATGCTTCAAGTCATGAAGCTACGAGCAAGGCGTTGCTATATTTGAAGGACTGGCATTTTGTTAAG GAGTACCCAGAATACGAAGCCTACACAACTCCGGTGCTCTTTTGTGATGATTGGCTCAACATGTATCTTGACAATTATCACATGCATAATGATCCCAACATTTACTCAGAAAATAACGAAATAAGTTGCTCTGATTATCGTTTCGTTTACATGGGAGCAAAAG GCACTTGGACTCCTCTTCATGCTGATGTTTTCAGGTCATATAGCTGGTCAGCGAATGTGTGTGGCAAAAAAAG GAATATGAAAAGCTGTGTATATAATATTTTTGATGATGTTAGTGAAACTAATGTTCCTGGTTTTGCAAAG GCTATCTGGTTGGAGTGCATTCAAGAACCAAATGAGATTATCTTTGTGCCTAGCGGATGGTATCATCAAGTCCATAATTTG GAAGATACAATTTCCATAAACCACAACTGGTTCAATGCTTATAATATTCGTTGGGTG TGGGATTTACTTTTGAGGGATTACTACGAGGCTAAGGAGTACATAGAAGACATCAAGGATATATGTGATGATTTTGAAGGTCTCTGCCAGCGGAACCTTGCCGCTAATACAG GCATGAACTTTAGTGATTTCTTAATCTTCCTAGCACGGTTCTCTCTGGCCAACTTGATCCAACTTTGTTATCTTGCTAGAAAGAATGGAAATCACACTCGGAATTCATCCCCAATAGCTCAGAACTTCACTTTCAACCTTGCATCAATTCAAAAAATTGCATCGAATATAAAATCTATGGAAGATCAGACAGGAAGTCAtggatttcatttggatttccGGGAAGCCTTAAATGATCCCGAGTTCTTTAAACTTTGTACTGTTTTGGGAAGACAATATGGGATGGTACACATGGAACCAGACTGGAATTGCAATACAAAGAAAGCTTGGTTAGATGATATGAGGTACATGGAAATTCTAGGAACTTGTAGCTCTGAGGTCTCTACTACCAGTGATCTTGTTAAATTTGTAAAGCATGCTGTAGCAGAATTCATGGGTGTTTGA
- the LOC137713667 gene encoding arginine-specific demethylase JMJ20 isoform X1 — protein MGIQIGGQIEKVSGKKLGYYEFVERYMEKNQPVVLTGLMEDWRACRDWVTDNGQPNLQFFATHFGKSKVQVADCGTREFTDQKRMEMTVADFVEQWDPVQEHSNASSHEATSKALLYLKDWHFVKEYPEYEAYTTPVLFCDDWLNMYLDNYHMHNDPNIYSENNEISCSDYRFVYMGAKGTWTPLHADVFRSYSWSANVCGKKRWLFLSPSQSHLVFGRNMKSCVYNIFDDVSETNVPGFAKAIWLECIQEPNEIIFVPSGWYHQVHNLEDTISINHNWFNAYNIRWVWDLLLRDYYEAKEYIEDIKDICDDFEGLCQRNLAANTGMNFSDFLIFLARFSLANLIQLCYLARKNGNHTRNSSPIAQNFTFNLASIQKIASNIKSMEDQTGSHGFHLDFREALNDPEFFKLCTVLGRQYGMVHMEPDWNCNTKKAWLDDMRYMEILGTCSSEVSTTSDLVKFVKHAVAEFMGV, from the exons ATGGGTATTCAAATTGGGGGGCAAATAGAGAAGGTGAGCGGGAAAAAACTGGGGTACTATGAGTTCGTGGAGAGGTATATGGAGAAAAACCAGCCTGTGGTGCTCACAGGTCTCATGGAAGATTGGAGGGCTTGCAGAGATTGGGTCACCGACAATGGCCAGCCAAATCTTCAATTTTTCGCTACCCATTTCGGAAAATCCAAAGTTCAG GTTGCAGATTGTGGTACTAGAGAATTCACAGATCAGAAGAGAATGGAAATGACCGTTGCGGACTTTGTTGAGCAATGGGACCCCGTTCAGGAGCATAGTAATGCTTCAAGTCATGAAGCTACGAGCAAGGCGTTGCTATATTTGAAGGACTGGCATTTTGTTAAG GAGTACCCAGAATACGAAGCCTACACAACTCCGGTGCTCTTTTGTGATGATTGGCTCAACATGTATCTTGACAATTATCACATGCATAATGATCCCAACATTTACTCAGAAAATAACGAAATAAGTTGCTCTGATTATCGTTTCGTTTACATGGGAGCAAAAG GCACTTGGACTCCTCTTCATGCTGATGTTTTCAGGTCATATAGCTGGTCAGCGAATGTGTGTGGCAAAAAAAGGTGGcttttcctctctccttctcaaaGTCATCTTGTGTTTGGCAG GAATATGAAAAGCTGTGTATATAATATTTTTGATGATGTTAGTGAAACTAATGTTCCTGGTTTTGCAAAG GCTATCTGGTTGGAGTGCATTCAAGAACCAAATGAGATTATCTTTGTGCCTAGCGGATGGTATCATCAAGTCCATAATTTG GAAGATACAATTTCCATAAACCACAACTGGTTCAATGCTTATAATATTCGTTGGGTG TGGGATTTACTTTTGAGGGATTACTACGAGGCTAAGGAGTACATAGAAGACATCAAGGATATATGTGATGATTTTGAAGGTCTCTGCCAGCGGAACCTTGCCGCTAATACAG GCATGAACTTTAGTGATTTCTTAATCTTCCTAGCACGGTTCTCTCTGGCCAACTTGATCCAACTTTGTTATCTTGCTAGAAAGAATGGAAATCACACTCGGAATTCATCCCCAATAGCTCAGAACTTCACTTTCAACCTTGCATCAATTCAAAAAATTGCATCGAATATAAAATCTATGGAAGATCAGACAGGAAGTCAtggatttcatttggatttccGGGAAGCCTTAAATGATCCCGAGTTCTTTAAACTTTGTACTGTTTTGGGAAGACAATATGGGATGGTACACATGGAACCAGACTGGAATTGCAATACAAAGAAAGCTTGGTTAGATGATATGAGGTACATGGAAATTCTAGGAACTTGTAGCTCTGAGGTCTCTACTACCAGTGATCTTGTTAAATTTGTAAAGCATGCTGTAGCAGAATTCATGGGTGTTTGA
- the LOC137713562 gene encoding protein neprosin-like, which translates to MKGVGEEDYNPNPPQLPWTKQKNVKSHYTTTRRHPAQCNQTQTSDSVFVPNTRHRQPTPPLEPKHSSKLALPTYSHTSNSFSFVSMLLVLLLLVASCSLFTPALSHPVVSDSGLRHPSPANQTFRTGSVNKLSGVQVQSYLRKINKPAVKTIQSPDGDVIDCVLSHLQPAFDHPELKGKKPLEEPDRPKSYNGTDKVGESYQVWADSGESCPQGTVPIRRTGEKDILRASSIQRFGRKPIRHVRRDSSGSGHEHAVVFVNGDQYYGAKASVNVWAPRVTDQYEFSLSQIWVISGSFGNDLNTIEAGWQVSPELYGDNYPRFFTYWTTDAYQATGCYNLLCSGFVQTNNKIAIGAAISPRSSYGSRQFDIGLMVWKDPKHGHWWLEFGNGLLVGYWPAFLFSHLRSHASMVQFGGEIVNSRSRGYHTSTQMGSGQFAEAGFGKASYFRNLQVVDWDNNLLPLTNLHLLADHPNCYDIRQGRNNVWGTYFYYGGPGRNVRCP; encoded by the exons ATGAAGGGAGTAGGAGAAGAAGACTATAATCCTAATCCACCACAACTCCCATGGACAAAACAGAAGAATGTGAAATCCCACTACACAACAACAAGAAGACACCCAGCCCAATGCAACCAAACACAAACTTCTGATTCTGTTTTTGTACCAAACACAAGACACAGACAACCTACTCCACCACTCGAACCCAAACATTCCTCTAAACTGGCTCTTCCTACTTACTCTCACACCTCCAACTCCTTCTCATTCGTCTCCATGCTTCTTGTTCTCTTActtcttgttgcttcttgttCTCTCTTTACTCCTGCATTGTCCCACCCAGTTGTCTCGGATTCTGGCCTACGCCACCCCTCCCCGGCCAATCAGACTTTTCGGACCGGCTCTGTCAACAAGTTGAGCGGGGTCCAAGTCCAATCATATTTAAGGAAGATCAACAAGCCTGCTGTCAAGACTATTCAG AGTCCAGATGGTGATGTGATAGATTGTGTTTTATCTCATCTCCAACCAGCTTTTGATCATCCTGAGCTCAAAGGAAAGAAGCCATTG GAGGAACCAGACAGGCCCAAAAGCTATAACGGCACAGATAAGGTGGGAGAGAGCTATCAGGTATGGGCAGACTCCGGTGAATCATGTCCGCAAGGAACAGTTCCGATCCGGCGGACCGGAGAGAAAGACATTTTACGAGCAAGCTCCATCCAAAGATTCGGAAGAAAGCCGATAAGACATGTGAGGAGAGACTCCTCAGGCAGTGGCCATGAg CATGCAGTTGTGTTTGTTAATGGGGATCAATACTATGGAGCAAAGGCTAGCGTCAATGTGTGGGCGCCACGTGTCACTGATCAGTATGAATTTAGCTTATCACAGATTTGGGTCATCTCTGGTTCTTTTGGCAATGATTTAAACACCATTGAAGCCGGATGGCAG GTTAGTCCAGAGTTATATGGAGATAACTATCCAAGATTCTTTACATACTGGACA ACAGATGCATATCAAGCAACTGGATGCTACAACTTGCTTTGCTCAGGATTTGTccaaacaaataacaagattGCAATTGGAGCAGCAATCTCCCCAAGGTCCTCTTATGGTAGCAGACAATTTGATATTGGTTTGATGGTTTGGAAG GATCCAAAGCATGGACACTGGTGGCTAGAGTTTGGAAATGGGCTCCTAGTCGGATACTGGCCAGCATTCTTGTTCAGTCACCTGAGGAGCCATGCAAGCATGGTGCAATTTGGGGGTGAAATTGTAAATAGCAGATCTAGAGGATACCACACATCTACACAAATGGGGAGTGGACAATTTGCAGAAGCAGGGTTTGGAAAAGCATCTTATTTCAGAAACTTGCAGGTTGTAGATTGGGATAACAATTTGCTCCCGCTTACAAATCTCCACCTCCTGGCTGATCACCCTAATTGTTATGACATAAGACAGGGAAGAAATAATGTGTGGGGAACTTACTTTTACTACGGTGGTCCTGGAAGAAAcgtgagatgtccatga
- the LOC137711876 gene encoding plant UBX domain-containing protein 10-like, whose product MAMREGIRSAAEASCNGIVRRMVSLPRSLMGGFSRAMGHGRHLIGIGSGRRTQTLPSNFPMHYREEPLILPEVSVSFLTSFEQQYGTTHPFFYACRFMEALKIAEDEHKFLFLYLHSPEHPFTPSFCRETLSSEAVVQFLDANFVSWGAIADRDEGLQMSATLRPACFPFCAVIAPVAGDNIAVMQQMEGPISPTELVGILQRTLEEQGLAFRSLKAKNAEKIIADRRLREEQDAAYLAAIQIDKEKERLKNVPLPVRPQKPAEAPNKANHERLQNHSAQKQHGKTREASIDPQDPQAARILIRFPNGERREQCFLCTDKLQAVYRYIDSLGVPGIGGNYRLVSSFPRKVYGVDQMGITLKDAGLHPRASLFLELV is encoded by the exons ATGGCAATGAGGGAAGGCATAAGATCAGCTGCAGAGGCATCTTGCAATGGGATCGTTCGCCGGATGGTAAGCCTTCCGAGAAGCCTTATGGGAGGATTTTCGAGAGCAATGGGGCACGGCAGACACCTTATAGGAATAGGATCAGGAAGAAGAACTCAAACCCTACCATCAAACTTTCCAATGCATTATCGAGAAGAGCCTCTAATCCTTCCAGAAGTATCGGTCTCTTTTCTAACTAGCTTCGAGCAGCAGTATGGCACCACGCATCCATTCTTTTACGCATGCCGGTttatggaagccctaaagattgcTGAGGATGAGCACAAGTTCTTGTTCTTGTATCTCCACTCACCGGAACACCCTTTTACACCTTCTTTCTGTAGGGAGACGCTATCTTCAGAGGCGGTGGTGCAGTTTCTTGATGCTAACTTTGTTTCCTGGGGAGCAATTGCAGATAGAGATGAAGGTCTACAAATGAGTGCAACTCTTCGCCCGGCTTGCTTTCCATTCTGTGCTGTTATAGCTCCTGTTGCTGGTGATAACATAGCAGTGATGCAGCAG ATGGAAGGGCCAATTTCCCCAACCGAGCTGGTGGGGATTCTGCAGCGGACGCTAGAGGAACAAGGGCTGGCGTTTCGCAGTTTGAAGGCCAAGAATGCAGAAAAAATAATAGCAGACCGCCGTCTGAGGGAAGAACAAGATGCAGCATATCTTGCAGCTATACAAATAGACAAG GAAAAGGAGAGACTAAAGAATGTACCTCTACCTGTTCGACCTCAAAAACCAGCAGAAGCCCCAAACAAAGCAAATCATGAGAGGCTTCAAAACCATTCTGCCCAAAAACAGCATGGAAAAACTAGAGAGGCTTCTATTGATCCTCAAGATCCTCAGGCTGCCCGGATACTGATCAGATTTCCAAATGGCGAAAGACGAGAGCAATGCTTCTTGTGCACAGACAAACTGCAGGCGGTTTACAGATACATAGATTCATTGGGTGTTCCTGGTATAGGAGGAAACTACAGATTGGTGTCAAGCTTCCCAAGAAAAGTGTATGGAGTTGATCAAATGGGGATCACACTCAAGGATGCTGGCCTGCATCCTAGAGCAAGCCTGTTTCTTGAACTTGTGTGA
- the LOC137713722 gene encoding uncharacterized protein isoform X1 yields the protein MELRSICNPLRHLSVLSNCSHQIKSSRIRSFSVRSCRLDPNESHKLQLVLEVKEKLEKDFQSLPVGKNGRDDEDMILWFLKDRKFSVKNAVERLNKAIKWRREFRVSELSQDSVKGIAKTGKAYVHDFLDVNGRPVLIVDVSKHLPAVHDPAENEKLCVFLIEKALSALPEGSEEILGIFDLRGFGRENADLDFITFLFDVFYYYYPKRLGQVLFVEAPFIFKPIWQLAKPLLKSYSSLVRFCSVETVRKEYFTEATVPAKFRD from the exons ATGGAGCTCCGCAGTATCTGTAATCCTCTGCGTCATCTTTCTGTGCTCTCCAATTGTTCCCATCAAATTAAATCGTCCCGAATTCGCAGCTTCTCAGTTCGGAGCTGCCGCTTAGACCCCAATGAATCACACAAG TTGCAGCTGGTTTTGGAAGTGAAGGAGAAGCTTGAGAAAGATTTTCAGAGTCTTCCTGTagggaaaaatggaagagatgATGAAGATATGATCCTATGGTTTCTCAAGGACCGCAAGTTTTCAGTCAAAAATGCTGTCGAAAGATTGAATAAAGCAATC AAATGGCGTCGAGAATTCAGAGTGTCAGAATTGTCTCAAGATTCGGTGAAGGGTATAGCCAAAACTGGAAAAGCTTATGTACACGACTTTCTTGATGTTAACGGCAGACCCGTTCTCATAGTGGATGTTTCTAAGCATCTTCCTGCT GTGCATGATCCTGCTGAGAATGAGAAGCTCTGCGTGTTTTTGATTGAGAAGGCGTTGAGTGCCCTTCCAGAAGGGAGCGAAGAAATACTAGGAATCTTCGATCTACGAGGGTTCGGTAGAGAAAATGCAGATTTAGATTTCATAACATTTTTG TTTGATGTTTTCTACTACTATTATCCAAAGCGATTGGGCCAAGTCCTCTTCGTGGAAGCTCCATTTATATTCAAGCCAATTTGGCAGCTCGCCAAACCGTTGTTAAAATCTTATTCTTCGCTG GTGAGGTTTTGCTCCGTGGAGACCGTCAGAAAGGAGTATTTTACAGAAGCGACGGTGCCTGCTAAATTTAGAGACTGA
- the LOC137713722 gene encoding uncharacterized protein isoform X2: MELRSICNPLRHLSVLSNCSHQIKSSRIRSFSVRSCRLDPNESHKLVLEVKEKLEKDFQSLPVGKNGRDDEDMILWFLKDRKFSVKNAVERLNKAIKWRREFRVSELSQDSVKGIAKTGKAYVHDFLDVNGRPVLIVDVSKHLPAVHDPAENEKLCVFLIEKALSALPEGSEEILGIFDLRGFGRENADLDFITFLFDVFYYYYPKRLGQVLFVEAPFIFKPIWQLAKPLLKSYSSLVRFCSVETVRKEYFTEATVPAKFRD; the protein is encoded by the exons ATGGAGCTCCGCAGTATCTGTAATCCTCTGCGTCATCTTTCTGTGCTCTCCAATTGTTCCCATCAAATTAAATCGTCCCGAATTCGCAGCTTCTCAGTTCGGAGCTGCCGCTTAGACCCCAATGAATCACACAAG CTGGTTTTGGAAGTGAAGGAGAAGCTTGAGAAAGATTTTCAGAGTCTTCCTGTagggaaaaatggaagagatgATGAAGATATGATCCTATGGTTTCTCAAGGACCGCAAGTTTTCAGTCAAAAATGCTGTCGAAAGATTGAATAAAGCAATC AAATGGCGTCGAGAATTCAGAGTGTCAGAATTGTCTCAAGATTCGGTGAAGGGTATAGCCAAAACTGGAAAAGCTTATGTACACGACTTTCTTGATGTTAACGGCAGACCCGTTCTCATAGTGGATGTTTCTAAGCATCTTCCTGCT GTGCATGATCCTGCTGAGAATGAGAAGCTCTGCGTGTTTTTGATTGAGAAGGCGTTGAGTGCCCTTCCAGAAGGGAGCGAAGAAATACTAGGAATCTTCGATCTACGAGGGTTCGGTAGAGAAAATGCAGATTTAGATTTCATAACATTTTTG TTTGATGTTTTCTACTACTATTATCCAAAGCGATTGGGCCAAGTCCTCTTCGTGGAAGCTCCATTTATATTCAAGCCAATTTGGCAGCTCGCCAAACCGTTGTTAAAATCTTATTCTTCGCTG GTGAGGTTTTGCTCCGTGGAGACCGTCAGAAAGGAGTATTTTACAGAAGCGACGGTGCCTGCTAAATTTAGAGACTGA